A single Muntiacus reevesi chromosome 9, mMunRee1.1, whole genome shotgun sequence DNA region contains:
- the LOC136174681 gene encoding olfactory receptor 5P76-like — protein MDSLWQRNDTAMTGFILLGLTNDPVLRIILFTIILVIYLMTICGNLGTNILIRISSQLHHPMYFLLSHLAIVDVGYSSSVTPNMLVNFLVETNTISYPGCAIQLGSAVFFGSVECILLAAMAYDRFIAICDPLLYSTKMSTQVCVQLLIVAYIGGFFNASSFIISFHLLHFCGPHRVNHFYCDFAPLVELSCSDISIPAVVPSFTSGSIIVVTVTVIAVSYIYILITILRMHSTEGRHKAFSTCTSHLTAVTLSYGTITFIYVMPKSSYSTDQNKVVSVFYMVVIPMLNPLIYSLRNNEIKGALKRELARKIFS, from the coding sequence ATGGATTCCCTGTGGCAGAGGAATGATACTGCAATGACAGGGTTCATTTTACTGGGCTTAACAAATGATCCAGTCCTTCGAATCATCCTCTTCACGATCATCCTCGTTATCTACCTGATGACCATATGTGGGAATCTCGGCACAAATATTCTTATCAGAATCTCATCTCAGCTCCATCATCCTATGTATTTTCTCCTGAGCCACTTAGCCATTGTTGACGTGGGCTATTCATCCTCTGTTACACCCAATATGCTTGTTAACTTCCTGGTGGAGACAAATACTATCTCCTACCCTGGCTGTGCCATCCAACTTGGTTCAGCTGTTTTCTTCGGGTCAGTTGAATGCATCCTTCTGGCTGCCATGGCATATGATCGCTTCATAGCAATCTGCGATCCACTGCTTTATTCCACCAAAATGTCCACACAAGTCTGTGTCCAGTTACTCATAGTGGCTTACATAGGTGGTTTTTTCAATGCCTCctcctttattatttccttccatcTTTTACACTTCTGTGGACCACATCGAGTCAATCATTTTTACTGTGATTTTGCTCCTTTGGTTGAACTCTCCTGTTCTGACATCAGTATCCCTGCAGTTGTCCCCTCATTTACATCTGGCTCCATCATTGTGGTCACAGTGACTGTCATAGCTGTATCCTACATCTACATCCTCATCACCATCCTCAGGATGCACTCCACCGAGGGGCGCCacaaggccttctccacctgcacGTCCCACCTCACAGCAGTCACTCTGTCCTATGGGACCATCACATTCATTTATGTGATGCCCAAGTCCAGCTACTCAACTGACCAGAACAAGGTTGTGTCTGTATTCTACATGGTGGTGATACCCATGTTGAATCCCCTCATCTACAGCCTCAGGAACAATGAGATTAAGGGGGCTCTGAAGAGAGAGCTtgccagaaaaatattttcttag